One bacterium DNA segment encodes these proteins:
- a CDS encoding alanine--glyoxylate aminotransferase family protein: MSILRTLPERLLLGPGPSNAHPSVLEAMSRPLLGHLDPEFIALLDRVKDGLRTVFGTANAMTLPISATGSAGMEAALVNLLEPGDPVVIGVNGVFGGRMAEVCRRAGAAVTTVEAEWGTTLDPNAMAEAIDRVRPRVVSFVHAETSTGVCQPVEAISQAARDAGAMVVLDCVTSLAGRPVELDAWGIDSAYSGTQKCLSCPPGLSPVSFSDRAIESVKARKTPVQSWFLDLSLLAGYYVAGQGGEKRVYHHTAPITATYGLAAGLDVILDEGLPARYDRHEAAAARLVEGLEPLGFTPLVDAANRLPMLTSVRLPDRVNALGEGAVRGRLLGEFGIEVGAGLGPLAGEIWRIGLMGENARPEPVDRLIEALHKILG, from the coding sequence ATGTCGATCCTGAGAACGCTTCCCGAACGCCTGCTTCTGGGCCCCGGCCCCTCGAACGCCCACCCCTCGGTCCTCGAGGCGATGAGCCGGCCGCTGCTCGGCCACCTCGACCCCGAGTTCATCGCCCTGCTCGACCGCGTGAAGGACGGACTCCGGACGGTCTTCGGGACCGCGAACGCGATGACGCTGCCGATCTCCGCGACGGGCAGCGCCGGGATGGAGGCCGCGCTGGTCAACCTGCTCGAGCCCGGCGACCCGGTGGTGATCGGCGTGAACGGCGTCTTCGGGGGCCGCATGGCCGAGGTCTGCCGGCGCGCCGGCGCCGCGGTCACGACCGTCGAGGCGGAATGGGGCACGACGCTGGATCCGAACGCGATGGCGGAGGCGATCGACCGCGTCCGGCCGCGGGTCGTCTCTTTCGTTCACGCGGAGACGTCGACGGGGGTCTGCCAGCCCGTCGAGGCGATCTCCCAGGCCGCGCGGGACGCGGGCGCGATGGTCGTCCTCGACTGCGTGACCTCCCTGGCCGGCCGGCCGGTGGAGCTCGACGCGTGGGGAATCGATTCGGCGTACAGCGGTACCCAGAAATGTCTGTCGTGCCCGCCGGGTCTCTCGCCGGTCTCCTTCTCCGATCGCGCCATCGAATCCGTGAAGGCGCGCAAGACGCCGGTCCAGAGCTGGTTCCTCGACCTGTCGCTCCTCGCCGGATACTACGTGGCCGGACAGGGGGGCGAGAAACGCGTCTACCACCACACCGCCCCGATCACCGCGACCTACGGCCTCGCCGCCGGCCTCGACGTGATCCTCGACGAAGGCCTCCCGGCTCGGTACGACCGACACGAGGCCGCCGCGGCGCGCCTCGTCGAAGGGCTCGAGCCCCTCGGCTTCACCCCGCTCGTCGACGCGGCGAACCGCCTGCCGATGCTCACCTCCGTCCGCCTGCCCGACCGCGTGAACGCGCTCGGGGAAGGCGCCGTCCGCGGACGCCTGCTCGGCGAATTCGGCATCGAAGTCGGCGCCGGCCTCGGCCCGCTCGCCGGCGAGATCTGGCGCATCGGCCTGATGGGCGAGAACGCGCGCCCCGAGCCCGTCGATCGACTGATCGAGGCGCTGCACAAGATCCTGGGCTGA
- a CDS encoding deoxyguanosinetriphosphate triphosphohydrolase has protein sequence MGFRTRETYEEDERRGLAPWATCAADSVGRLVDEPPHVYRTAFQRDRDRLVHARAFRRLEFKTQVFVHLENDHYRNRLTHTIEAAQVARTIARALRLNEDLAEGIVLAHDLGHTPFGHAGEAVLAELMEEHGGFDHNRQSLRIVDLLEDRYPDFSGLNLTAELREGILKHGCPWSHPVELPPLHAQRTLEAQVADCADEIAYLHHDLDDGLRSGLLSLDMLESQDLWKRAQASRRAELGADDSFSVTRTQKIGALLDTLNTDLITETSRRLDADPPASLAALRTREAPLVGFSPDVDLAKRELKSFLSQNFYHHPHVLRRTRKAEWIVGDLFKTYRDDPMLLPANVRTRFPREGELRAISDYIAGMTDPFAMDEHQKLLDPHAP, from the coding sequence ATGGGCTTTCGAACACGGGAGACATACGAGGAGGACGAACGGCGCGGACTCGCTCCCTGGGCGACCTGTGCCGCGGATTCCGTCGGGCGACTCGTCGACGAGCCGCCCCATGTCTATCGGACAGCCTTTCAGCGGGATCGCGATCGCCTCGTTCACGCCCGTGCCTTCCGCCGCCTCGAGTTCAAGACCCAGGTCTTCGTCCACCTGGAGAACGACCACTACCGCAACCGGCTCACGCACACGATCGAGGCGGCCCAGGTCGCGCGGACGATCGCTCGAGCGCTGCGCCTGAACGAAGACCTCGCCGAAGGGATCGTGTTGGCCCACGACCTCGGGCACACGCCCTTCGGTCACGCCGGCGAAGCCGTCCTGGCCGAGTTGATGGAGGAGCACGGTGGCTTCGACCACAACCGCCAGAGCCTCCGGATCGTCGATCTGCTGGAAGACCGCTACCCGGACTTCAGCGGCCTGAATCTGACCGCCGAGCTCCGCGAGGGGATCCTCAAACACGGCTGCCCGTGGAGCCACCCGGTCGAGCTGCCCCCGCTCCATGCCCAGCGGACCCTCGAAGCCCAGGTCGCGGACTGCGCCGACGAGATCGCCTATCTCCATCACGATCTCGACGACGGCCTGCGCAGCGGGCTGCTCTCCCTCGACATGCTCGAGAGCCAGGACCTCTGGAAGCGCGCCCAGGCCAGCCGGCGGGCGGAGCTCGGGGCCGACGATTCGTTCTCGGTCACGCGGACCCAGAAGATCGGGGCGCTCCTCGACACGCTGAACACCGACCTGATCACCGAGACTTCGCGCCGCCTCGACGCGGACCCCCCGGCGTCCCTGGCGGCGCTGCGGACCCGCGAAGCCCCGCTCGTCGGGTTCTCCCCCGACGTCGACCTCGCGAAACGGGAGCTCAAGAGCTTCCTTTCGCAGAACTTCTACCACCATCCCCACGTGCTCCGGCGTACGCGCAAGGCGGAGTGGATCGTGGGCGACCTCTTCAAGACCTACCGGGACGACCCGATGCTGCTCCCCGCGAACGTGCGGACCCGCTTTCCGCGGGAGGGCGAGCTTCGGGCCATCTCGGACTACATTGCAGGGATGACGGACCCGTTCGCCATGGACGAGCACCAGAAGCTGCTCGATCCCCACGCGCCCTGA
- a CDS encoding DUF3488 and transglutaminase-like domain-containing protein: protein MTRREFRAEVDAPRPTAAWWMSLVASASLWLTEQLPFWVVGVQLVTYAVSYGTRDDPPAFRKSPVWLNVFMCGITTVTIRSALDGNPATISLAYFTSLAQGLQLLDARPRKSEFVLVALSLFQVVLASNLTDSVFFPPLLVVFLVTVTWTLLVHTLAIEAAEAGDPAAASRVITRDLRRTTILATIASLVLAGVLFVTLPRLKGNLMRGGSGPGIALSGFSDRVSLGTVGRIRKDQSVVLRVQGATEDAPLPPPDQAYWRGLAFDAFDGRDWSISQEERVANRRPVPGVGRFGIVLDPDGYETAERLVAQRILREPVEAGVLFTPGDALRIEGPFQGLERDRNDGLYLPGRGDERIRYTIWSRPSERDAVRLRADVASPPLEPRPGGPRPAMRYLALPSIDDRIHARAAELVAGQATDFERALALRDALRRDGRYTDAPPPLGDDDASPIEAFLLGELEGHCEYFASAMVVLARSAGLPARLVNGFAGGLPNEVGGFVEVSRADAHAWVEIHFVDAGWVRFDPTPPDLRLRASDDPSLWLRMAQLGSAIELWWFQRVVDFDSADQIGALRGLWQRWRRDRNREDAPSDGPRETPSISNPFEGLDPVFVFAGIVLLAGLASFWRRPRSDDGPTIPEAYRKALALLARAGLPRAETTPARAFASEVSTRLSPEGASAFDRITADYLAERFGAQPAGDLAEALASLEHAIDRMRLGDQAHVLEDGLGARETGQQSVRPGHGVDAAGGRDRLEDERNLG, encoded by the coding sequence ATGACCCGACGCGAGTTCCGCGCCGAAGTCGATGCGCCGCGCCCGACCGCGGCGTGGTGGATGTCGCTGGTCGCCAGCGCCTCGCTCTGGCTGACCGAACAGCTGCCGTTCTGGGTCGTGGGTGTACAGCTCGTCACCTACGCGGTCAGCTACGGAACGCGCGACGACCCGCCCGCCTTCCGCAAGAGCCCGGTCTGGCTGAACGTCTTCATGTGCGGGATCACGACCGTCACGATCCGCTCCGCTCTGGACGGCAACCCCGCCACGATCTCCCTCGCCTACTTCACGTCCCTCGCCCAGGGACTCCAGCTCCTCGACGCCCGCCCCCGCAAGTCCGAGTTCGTACTCGTCGCCCTGTCGCTCTTCCAGGTGGTCCTGGCCTCGAACCTGACGGACAGCGTCTTCTTTCCGCCGCTGCTCGTGGTCTTCCTCGTGACGGTGACCTGGACGCTCCTCGTGCACACACTCGCGATCGAGGCCGCCGAAGCCGGGGACCCGGCCGCGGCCTCGCGGGTGATCACGCGCGACCTGCGTCGGACCACGATCCTCGCGACGATCGCCTCCCTGGTCCTGGCCGGGGTCCTCTTCGTGACGCTCCCGCGTCTGAAGGGCAATCTCATGCGCGGCGGGAGCGGTCCGGGCATCGCCCTCTCCGGCTTCAGCGACCGCGTCTCCCTCGGAACGGTCGGCCGGATCCGCAAGGACCAGAGCGTCGTACTCCGCGTGCAGGGCGCGACCGAGGACGCGCCGCTGCCGCCGCCGGATCAGGCCTACTGGCGCGGCCTCGCCTTCGACGCCTTCGACGGCCGGGACTGGTCGATCTCCCAGGAGGAGCGCGTGGCCAACCGTCGCCCGGTACCCGGCGTCGGCCGATTCGGGATCGTGCTCGACCCCGACGGGTACGAGACGGCGGAGCGTCTCGTCGCCCAGCGAATCCTCCGTGAGCCGGTCGAAGCGGGGGTCCTCTTCACGCCCGGAGACGCGCTCCGAATCGAGGGCCCGTTCCAGGGTCTCGAGCGCGATCGGAACGACGGGCTCTACCTGCCGGGCCGCGGCGACGAACGGATCCGGTACACGATCTGGAGTCGCCCCTCCGAGCGCGACGCCGTCCGCCTGCGCGCCGACGTCGCGTCGCCGCCGCTCGAGCCCCGACCCGGCGGGCCGCGTCCGGCGATGCGCTATCTCGCGCTCCCGTCCATCGACGATCGCATCCACGCGCGGGCTGCAGAGCTCGTCGCCGGCCAGGCCACCGACTTCGAACGCGCCCTCGCCCTCCGCGACGCGCTGCGCCGCGATGGCCGCTATACCGACGCGCCCCCGCCCCTCGGCGACGACGACGCGTCGCCGATCGAGGCGTTCCTGCTCGGCGAGCTCGAGGGCCACTGCGAGTACTTCGCGAGCGCGATGGTCGTCCTCGCTCGCAGCGCGGGACTCCCGGCCCGTCTCGTGAACGGGTTCGCCGGCGGCCTGCCGAACGAGGTCGGCGGCTTCGTCGAGGTCTCGCGCGCGGACGCCCACGCCTGGGTCGAGATCCACTTCGTCGACGCGGGCTGGGTCCGCTTCGACCCCACGCCGCCGGACCTGCGCCTGCGCGCCTCGGACGACCCGTCGCTCTGGCTCCGCATGGCCCAGCTCGGATCGGCGATCGAGCTCTGGTGGTTCCAGCGCGTCGTCGACTTCGACAGCGCCGATCAGATCGGCGCCCTGCGAGGACTCTGGCAGCGCTGGCGCCGGGACCGCAACCGCGAGGACGCGCCTTCGGACGGGCCCCGGGAGACGCCCTCGATCTCGAATCCGTTCGAGGGGCTGGATCCCGTCTTCGTCTTCGCGGGGATCGTCCTGCTCGCGGGGCTCGCCTCGTTCTGGCGACGCCCGCGCTCCGACGACGGACCGACGATCCCCGAGGCCTATCGCAAAGCCCTCGCGCTGCTCGCGCGGGCGGGTCTGCCCCGCGCCGAGACGACGCCGGCCCGCGCCTTCGCGAGCGAGGTCTCGACGCGCCTCTCGCCCGAAGGGGCGTCCGCCTTCGACCGGATCACCGCGGACTATCTGGCCGAACGCTTCGGCGCGCAGCCGGCGGGCGACCTCGCGGAGGCCCTCGCGTCCCTAGAGCACGCCATAGATCGGATGCGTCTGGGGGATCAGGCGCACGTCCTCGAGGACGGTCTCGGCGCGCGCGAGACAGGCCAGCAGTCGGTCCGGCCCGGGCATGGCGTCGACGCCGCCGGTGGGCGTGACCGGCTGGAGGACGAGCGGAATCTCGGTTGA
- a CDS encoding DUF58 domain-containing protein, producing MDPERDRRPRRGPALIRGPGLHVSRRRIRAPRRLRATRAGWCFVAIILGVGFAALNTGNNLLYLVLALMLSFLVLSGLLSEMSLRGIRIERRLPSELFARSENRLVLRIHNRQKRATAFAISLEDLLEAPDGPTLAGRAFALRIGPKEHVDRSYAWSPEARGDVRFDHVRVSTRFPFGLFVKSAEIDAPARALVYPEVSEVPLHADETTGDESDERDGASRRGDDLAGLREFVPGDGLGRVHWRRSVRSGRLLVGEREGEASGEIEVLVRAAAGQPTTAIEDRIRVAASEVVAHLEAGLRVGLRSPRVRIPPSTGPAHRRELLGYLARVTAGDLTAPITITIEEEALPQSLDEERA from the coding sequence ATGGATCCTGAGCGAGATCGTCGACCGCGTCGCGGTCCCGCTCTGATTCGCGGTCCGGGCCTGCACGTGTCCCGTCGTCGCATCCGCGCTCCGCGAAGGCTCCGCGCGACCCGCGCAGGCTGGTGCTTCGTTGCCATCATCCTGGGCGTCGGGTTCGCGGCGCTGAACACGGGCAACAACCTGCTCTATCTCGTACTCGCACTGATGCTCTCGTTCCTCGTGCTCTCGGGCCTGCTCTCCGAGATGTCGCTTCGCGGGATCCGCATCGAACGCCGCCTGCCGAGCGAACTCTTCGCGCGCAGCGAGAACCGACTGGTCCTGCGCATCCACAACCGTCAGAAGCGCGCCACGGCCTTCGCCATCTCGCTCGAGGACCTGCTCGAGGCGCCCGACGGCCCCACCCTCGCGGGCCGCGCCTTCGCCCTCCGGATCGGTCCGAAGGAGCACGTCGATCGAAGCTACGCGTGGTCGCCCGAGGCCCGCGGCGACGTCCGCTTCGATCACGTCCGCGTCTCGACGCGCTTCCCCTTCGGCCTCTTCGTGAAATCCGCCGAGATCGACGCGCCCGCGCGGGCGCTCGTCTATCCCGAGGTGAGCGAAGTCCCCCTTCACGCCGACGAGACGACCGGCGACGAGAGCGACGAACGCGATGGGGCTTCGCGACGGGGCGACGACCTCGCCGGGCTCCGGGAGTTCGTTCCCGGTGACGGACTCGGCCGCGTCCATTGGCGCCGCAGCGTCCGCAGCGGACGGCTGCTGGTCGGCGAACGGGAAGGCGAAGCCTCGGGCGAGATCGAGGTGCTCGTCCGCGCCGCTGCGGGACAGCCCACCACCGCCATCGAGGACCGGATCCGCGTCGCCGCCTCCGAGGTCGTGGCCCACCTCGAAGCCGGCCTGCGCGTGGGCCTTCGCTCGCCGCGCGTTCGTATTCCGCCCTCGACCGGCCCGGCCCACCGGCGCGAGCTGCTCGGCTACCTCGCCCGCGTCACCGCCGGCGATCTGACCGCCCCGATCACGATCACGATCGAAGAAGAAGCGCTGCCGCAGTCCCTCGACGAGGAACGGGCATGA
- a CDS encoding MoxR family ATPase produces MQSNEQLITSREAASSITRWQAEVERAVHGKSEVVRRAILCLVARGHVLLDDVPGVGKTTLAQALARTIDGEFRRVQFTSDLLPGDLLGMTMPEATQPGAAPAFRFQPGPIFGNLVLADEVNRASPKTQSALLEAMSDDTVSVDGVSHALPDPFFVVATQNPLEHHGTHPLPESQLDRFLMRLTLGYPEREHEARVLSLDPSVHTLPTLDPVLSLDGLRRLQSAAEAVKLEESVVAYLLDLVAATREHEALALGASTRGALALRRAAQASALADGRDYCIPEDVRELAVDVLAHRVAAHTRAGLSSGAEEPRWILSEIVDRVAVPL; encoded by the coding sequence ATGCAGTCGAACGAGCAGCTCATCACCAGCCGCGAGGCCGCGTCGTCGATCACACGCTGGCAGGCCGAAGTCGAACGCGCCGTGCACGGGAAGTCCGAGGTCGTGCGGCGCGCGATCCTCTGCCTCGTCGCGCGGGGCCACGTGCTCCTCGACGACGTCCCGGGCGTCGGCAAGACGACCCTCGCCCAGGCGCTCGCGCGAACCATCGACGGCGAGTTCCGTCGCGTTCAGTTCACCAGCGACCTCCTGCCCGGCGACCTGCTCGGGATGACGATGCCCGAGGCGACCCAGCCCGGAGCCGCCCCCGCCTTCCGCTTCCAGCCGGGGCCGATCTTCGGGAACCTCGTGCTCGCCGACGAGGTGAACCGGGCCAGCCCCAAGACGCAGTCGGCCCTCCTCGAAGCGATGAGCGACGACACAGTCAGCGTCGACGGCGTGAGCCACGCCCTGCCCGACCCCTTCTTCGTGGTCGCCACGCAGAACCCCCTCGAGCACCACGGGACGCACCCGCTCCCGGAGAGTCAGCTCGATCGATTCCTCATGCGCCTGACCCTCGGCTACCCCGAGCGCGAGCACGAAGCGCGCGTCCTCTCCCTCGACCCGAGCGTCCACACGCTCCCGACCCTCGATCCCGTACTCAGCCTCGACGGACTTCGGCGCCTCCAGAGCGCAGCGGAAGCGGTCAAGCTCGAGGAGAGCGTCGTCGCCTATCTGCTCGACCTGGTCGCGGCGACCCGCGAACACGAGGCCCTCGCCCTCGGCGCGTCGACCCGCGGCGCCCTCGCCCTCCGCCGCGCGGCCCAGGCGAGTGCCCTCGCCGACGGGCGCGACTACTGCATCCCCGAAGACGTGCGCGAGCTCGCCGTCGACGTCCTGGCCCATCGGGTCGCCGCCCACACCCGCGCGGGCCTGTCCTCCGGCGCGGAGGAACCGCGATGGATCCTGAGCGAGATCGTCGACCGCGTCGCGGTCCCGCTCTGA